ACCATCGCGCCTTCCCATGGGGATGCTGTAGCTCGGGCCTCCAGCTAACGCCACGGAGTCACGTGTCGCTAATGTGATGATGTCAGCGCATGAGACCGTGGAGGGACACGCAGCCTCTAGCTGAGCCTTGATGCGGTCAATCAGGTCAAATTCTCTAACGCTTCCGTTTGGTCCGGCCGTTTTCTCAGAGTTGGTTGAGTCAATGAGAAGGGAAGCGTCACAGCCCTACGAAGAATGAACAATAATATATATTTTAAATACGATTAACCAGACTAAATGATAAATATATGAAATTCATGTAATTATATGAGAGTCTTATTTAAAATGCCTTTATTATACAGTATGCTGTTTTGTACAACATGTTCAGTTTAAACTAAAAATTAACATAGAATGTTTGGACATGTTATAGCTGTATTAAAATGTTATAGGTTAGATTATTACCCTAACGAAACAGTCGTGAAAGTGCATACGGAGCAAAGCAGCAGTTACGGTTGGGTCAACACCAAACCGTTGGCGCACCAGATTGCGTACGATAGTCTCGGCTTGAGGGCATGACCGGCTATAAAATCCGACTCGCAGTTGGGCCAATGCGATCAGGAAAATAAAGAAAAGCACAAGAAGAGATGAAAACTTCATCATTTTTGTTGATAAGAAGTTTTTCTAAGAAGTATTTTTCTTTTGCTTCTTGTGGAAGGGATTGTAAGACATTTGTGATCAACTATTATAGATACTCAAGAGTATATGATTGGCGACATTAACGCAATCGTATATCTCAGTGTAAATACAGAATATTATCTTTACTTACTTACTCTCTCTATTCTTGTATAAATGTAGACACCTTACGTATAATGAAAATCATCTCTTTCACAAACCTCATATCAACCATAAGGTATATATACTAAAAACTAAACCGCTAGAAAATATAATTTAAGTTTTTAAAACTAACACATCTCCTGTTTGTGCCGAAGACATGCGAAAGTCAAAGGTTATATCAATTTCAGAGAAATAAGCTTTAGAAACGTTTGCAAAGGCGTGCGAGCGACTTAGTAACATTCCTTTCGCCATGTTGTAATTTTTTATTAATATACTTTACACTTACGTCTCCTCCACCGTCCTTGATCCGAAAATCACCATTGATGGAGTTCAGGCTGAGAACCCAGCCTACACGCTTCATAACCGACATGACAAGCTCCTCTACAGTGCTGTACTAGGTGCCATCACTCCATCAATCCAGCCGCTTCTGTCAAACACGAACACCTCTGCTGAGATCTGGAATCTTCTAGCCACCACGTATGCAAAGCCGAGCAGGGGACACATCAAACAATTGAAGCATCAAATCAAGCAATGGAAGAAAGGAAGCAAGCAGATTGATGAGTACTTTCAAGGCCTCACAACCCGGTTTGATCAACTAGCCATTCTTGGGAAACCTGTGGATCTAGAAGACCAGATCGAGTACATTTTTGAAGGTCTACCAGAAGACTACAAGTCTCTCATCGATCAGGTTGAAGGACGAGATGCTCCACCAACACTGTCGGAGCTTCATGAAAAGCTCCTCAACCACGAGGCTAAGATCGTTACGGCGGAACCCTTGAACACGTTCCCTGTCTCTGCCAACATTGCCACCAACAAGTTCAAAGCACCATACAAATCAAACAATCGCAATCAAAACTGGCAGTCACAGTCTCGTCCAATAACCAACACTGCAACTCAACCATGGCAACCACGACCTTACTTGGGAAAGTGTCAAATTTGCAGTGTCCAGGGACATAGTGCAAGGCGTTGTCCTCAACTCTCTCATCAGACAACAGGCTTGCTCCCATCACCTTCACAGTGGCAGCCCCGGGCAAACTTTGCTTCAGGAGGAATTCAAACCACTCAACCATGGATACTGAACTCAGGAGCAACACATCATATCTCCTCTGATCTTACTAATTTGGCTCTGCATCAGCCTTATGCAGGCGGCGAGGAAGTCATCATTGGCGATGGAAATGGGCTAACCATTTC
This genomic interval from Brassica oleracea var. oleracea cultivar TO1000 chromosome C2, BOL, whole genome shotgun sequence contains the following:
- the LOC106323599 gene encoding peroxidase 57-like; this translates as MMKFSSLLVLFFIFLIALAQLRVGFYSRSCPQAETIVRNLVRQRFGVDPTVTAALLRMHFHDCFVRGCDASLLIDSTNSEKTAGPNGSVREFDLIDRIKAQLEAACPSTVSCADIITLATRDSVALAGGPSYSIPMGRRDGLVSNNVDVALPGPTISVAGAVSLFTNKGMNVFDAVALLGAHTVGQGNCGLFNDRITNFRGTGRPDPSMDPALVSR